In Oryza sativa Japonica Group chromosome 3, ASM3414082v1, one DNA window encodes the following:
- the LOC4334060 gene encoding transcription factor BHLH148 isoform 2 (isoform 2 is encoded by transcript variant 2) — MQMESYYGAFHADEAAFFFPHHVPASPELPFGLIASPEPEPEPEQAAAEARQSAFQEYGGAVHAGAPAAAGAVTTGGTNIHRRVMDVLGRMGGGGGGGEKGEGEEMEEEEEVPQRRRRGQGADVESSRGFRHMMRERQRREKLSQSYADLYAMVSSRSKGDKNSIVQSAAIYIHELKVARDQLQRRNEELKAQIMGHDEQQPCVTVQFEVDEPSSSIDSMIAALRRLKGMSVKARGIRSSMSGNRLWTEMNVETTIAACEVEKAVEEALKEVERNQPDSDAPFPGSKGWTQTSHVQNVF; from the exons ATGCAAATGGAGTCGTACTACGGCGCGTTCCACGCCGACGAGGCCGCGTTCTTCTTCCCCCACCACGTGCCGGCGTCGCCGGAGCTGCCGTTCGGCCTCATTgcgtcgccggagccggagccggagccggagcaggcggcggcggaggcgaggcagagCGCGTTCCAGGAGTACGGCGGCGCGGTGCACGCcggagcgccggcggcggcgggggctgtCACCACCGGTGGGACGAACATCCACCGGAGGGTGATGGACGTGCTGGGcaggatgggcggcggcggcggcgggggggagaagggggagggtgaggagatggaggaggaggaggaggtgccgcagcggcggcggcgcgggcaggGCGCCGACGTGGAGAGCAGCCGCGGTTTCCGCCACATGATGCGCGAGCGCCAGCGCCGCGAGAAGCTCAGCCAGAGCTACGCCGACCTCTACGCCATGGTCTCCTCTCGCTCCAAG GGGGACAAGAACTCGATCGTGCAGTCGGCGGCGATCTACATCCACGAGCTGAAGGTCGCGAGGGACCAGCTGCAGAGGAGGAACGAGGAGCTGAAGGCCCAGATCATGGGCCACGACGAGCAGCAGCCGTGCGTCACGGTGCAGTTCGAGGTCGacgagccgtcgtcgtcgatcgaCTCCATGATCGCCGCGCTCCGGCGGCTCAAGGGCATGAGCGTCAAGGCGCGCGGGATCCGGTCGAGCATGTCCGGGAACAGGCTGTGGACGGAGATGAACGTCGAGACCACG ATTGCGGCTTGTGAAGTGGAAAAGGCAGTGGAAGAGGCTCTCAAGGAAGTAGAGAGGAACCAGCCTGACAGCGATGCCCCATTTCCTGGAAGCAAAGGCTGGACACAGACATCTCATGTGCAAAATGTGTTTTGA
- the LOC4334060 gene encoding transcription factor BHLH148 isoform X1: MGHDEQQPCVTVQFEVDEPSSSIDSMIAALRRLKGMSVKARGIRSSMSGNRLWTEMNVETTIAACEVEKAVEEALKEVERNQPDSDAPFPGSKGWTQTSHVQNVF; encoded by the exons ATGGGCCACGACGAGCAGCAGCCGTGCGTCACGGTGCAGTTCGAGGTCGacgagccgtcgtcgtcgatcgaCTCCATGATCGCCGCGCTCCGGCGGCTCAAGGGCATGAGCGTCAAGGCGCGCGGGATCCGGTCGAGCATGTCCGGGAACAGGCTGTGGACGGAGATGAACGTCGAGACCACG ATTGCGGCTTGTGAAGTGGAAAAGGCAGTGGAAGAGGCTCTCAAGGAAGTAGAGAGGAACCAGCCTGACAGCGATGCCCCATTTCCTGGAAGCAAAGGCTGGACACAGACATCTCATGTGCAAAATGTGTTTTGA
- the LOC4334062 gene encoding protein WRKY1 produces the protein MEGMEEANREAVQSCHRVLTLLSSPHSQLVPNKDLAAATGEAVAKFCSVASRLNNGNGLQGHARVRKIKKPLPIFDSNLFLESPALAVAMAAKTPNSSPITSLQLFPRYHQMEGSSSKDPVRIPAQFPKRLLLDNPAVDSDGPSRGPPLQLIQPVSVAPPAGTPHPALPSAHLHFIQQHQSYQRFQLMQQMKMQSEMIKRSGLGEQGGSNGGGKGVNLKFDSSNCTASSSRSFLSSLSMEGSIASLDGSRSSRPFQLVSGSQTSSTPELGLMQRRRCTGREDGSGRCTTGSRCHCAKKRKLRIRRSIKVPAISNKVADIPADEFSWRKYGQKPIKGSPHPRGYYKCSSVRGCPARKHVERCVDDPSMLIVTYEGDHNHNRVLAAQPA, from the exons ATGGAGGGGATGGAGGAAGCAAACAGGGAGGCAGTGCAGAGCTGTCACAGGGTGCTCACCCTCCTCTCCAGCCCCCATAGCCAGCTTGTCCCTAACAAGGATCTCGCGGCGGCTACGGGAGAGGCTGTTGCAAAGTTCTGCTCCGTGGCATCCAGGCTGAACAATGGCAATGGCCTCCAGGGCCATGCCCGGGTTAGAAAGATCAAGAAGCCCTTGCCTATCTTTGATAGCAACCTCTTTTTGGAGAGCCCTGCACTGGCTGTGGCGATGGCAGCCAAGACACCTAACTCGAGTCCGATCACTAGCCTCCAGCTGTTTCCGAGGTACCATCAGATGGAGGGCTCTTCTTCAAAGGATCCTGTTAGGATCCCTGCCCAATTCCCCAAAAGGTTGCTTCTAGATAACCCTGCGGTTGATTCGGATGGGCCATCACGGGGGCCACCGCTCCAGCTCATCCAGCCGGTGTCTGTTGCGCCCCCAGCTGGAACGCCTCACCCGGCATTGCCTTCGGCGCATCTTCATTTCATCCAGCAGCATCAGAGCTACCAGAGGTTTCAGCTCATGCAGCAGATGAAGATGCAGAGTGAGATGATAAAGAGGAGTGGCCTTGGTGAACAGGGTGGTAGCAATGGTGGTGGTAAGGGTGTTAATCTCAAGTTTGACAGTTCTAATTGCACGGCATCATCCTCCCGTTCATTCTTGTCGTCTCTGAGTATGGAGGGGAGCATTGCGAGTTTGGACGGTAGCCGCTCCAGTCGTCCATTCCAGCTAGTTAGTGGGTCACAGACGTCAAGCACTCCAGAGTTAGGCCTCATGCAGAGGAGGAGGTGCACTGGTAGGGAGGATGGTAGTGGACGATGCACAACTGGGAGCCGATGTCACTGTGCGAAGAAaag GAAGCTGAGGATAAGGAGGTCTATCAAAGTCCCTGCAATCAGTAATAAGGTTGCTGACATTCCAGCTGATGAGTTCTCATGGAGGAAGTATGGACAGAAGCCAATAAAAGGATCCCCACATCCTAG GGGTTACTATAAGTGTAGCAGTGTAAGAGGATGCCCAGCCAGGAAGCATGTTGAGAGGTGCGTCGACGACCCCTCGATGTTGATTGTTACCTATGAAGGTGATCACAATCACAACCGGGTCCTAGCTGCCCAGCCAGCCTGA